A genomic stretch from Pomacea canaliculata isolate SZHN2017 linkage group LG2, ASM307304v1, whole genome shotgun sequence includes:
- the LOC112557850 gene encoding polyadenylate-binding protein 1-A-like, with protein MIAQTSENASSQGSPSSQDSQQQQGQKSPIEVKPGTNLYVKNLCDTIDDEQLKKHFSSFGTITSAKVMTGEGGRSKGFGFVCFSTAEEASEAMRTMNGRIVEGKPLYVALAQKKEERRAFLSSQYKQRMASLAQPQVPPQQSQQPQPPPPVQAAVAVAPQPPPLQHPPVAATPPQQQQYPHGFFIPMPQSQVTTQSFFAPSVSQVYPAPRWPTAQMYPVQAHQGQPMASLRYAHVHPSPTPASLGLGPAAVRPMPITNLGHAHVPVTLQSNFNTTFLPMNNAHHPHHHAHHPPFTVPVGATMNSIPGLAVHPLQNITIPIAQTPWGTHSNQGEP; from the coding sequence TCCAATCGAGGTGAAACCCGGGACAAACTTGTACGTAAAAAATTTGTGTGACACGATCGACGATGAGCAACTGAAGAAGCATTTCTCTTCCTTCGGCACCATCACAAGTGCGAAAGTTATGACAGGAGAGGGCGGTCGATCAAAAGGCTTCGGTTTCGTTTGTTTCTCGACGGCAGAGGAAGCGTCAGAAGCAATGAGGACAATGAACGGCCGGATCGTGGAAGGTAAACCACTTTATGTTGCTTTggcacagaaaaaagaagagagacgTGCATTTTTGTCCAGCCAGTATAAACAACGTATGGCCAGTCTGGCTCAACCTCAAGTGCCGCCCCAGCAGTCtcaacaaccacaaccacccCCACCCGTTCAAGCGGCTGTTGCAGTCGCACCCCAGCCACCACCACTTCAGCATCCACCTGTAGCGGCAACTCCACCTCAGCAACAACAATATCCGCATGGCTTCTTCATCCCTATGCCACAATCCCAAGTGACCACACAGAGCTTTTTTGCTCCTTCAGTGAGCCAGGTTTACCCTGCACCTCGCTGGCCCACAGCTCAGATGTACCCGGTACAAGCACATCAAGGCCAGCCAATGGCCAGTCTGAGGTATGCACATGTTCATCCTAGCCCAACACCCGCATCACTAGGTCTTGGGCCTGCAGCTGTGCGACCAATGCCTATAACGAATCTCGGCCATGCCCATGTTCCAGTCACTCTACAGTCCAATTTCAACACAACATTTCTGCCTATGAACAATGCCCATCATCCACACCACCATGCTCACCATCCTCCATTCACTGTGCCTGTTGGAGCCACCATGAATTCCATCCCAGGCCTCGCTGTACATCCTCTACAAAATATCACCATTCCTATTGCACAGACTCCTTGGGGCACACACAGTAACCAAGGTGAGCCCTGA